A part of Brassica rapa cultivar Chiifu-401-42 chromosome A05, CAAS_Brap_v3.01, whole genome shotgun sequence genomic DNA contains:
- the LOC103868383 gene encoding heavy metal-associated isoprenylated plant protein 41 yields the protein MVNLQRQRKKIEEKHELEEEIGGSENVRTPNYLVEVSDISYIILFVQQRIVLKIDMSENEKAIKKAMKLASGASGVRSVGIQGQNDQLVVVGAGIDTAELTRLLRKKVCPTTSIVTVQAAPPPRPQQQQQQPQFHLMEHHNEMAPARRCICEIPNSGFCGFCRLPPYQMVALPYPAPVVYREESDGCRIM from the exons ATGGTGAACTTACAGAGACAAAGGAAGAAGATAGAGGAGAAGCACGAGTTGGAGGAGGAAATTGGCGGCTCTGAGAATGTAAGGACTCCCAATTACTTGGTGGAAG TTTCtgatatatcatatatcattCTTTTTGTGCAGCAAAGGATAGTTCTGAAGATTGATATGAGCGAGAATGAGAAAGCAATAAAGAAAGCTATGAAACTCGCGTCAGGAGCATCAG GTGTGAGATCTGTCGGGATTCAGGGACAGAACGATCAGTTGGTTGTTGTGGGAGCGGGAATTGACACGGCCGAGCTAACACGTCTGCTCCGGAAGAAAGTTTGTCCCACCACGTCCATCGTCACCGTTCAGGCAGCACCGCCTCCACGGCcccagcagcagcagcagcaaccgCAGTTTCATCTAATGGAACATCACAACGAGATGGCTCCGGCTAGAAGATGCATATGCGAGATACCGAATTCGGGTTTCTGCGGGTTTTGTAGACTACCCCCTTACCAGATGGTAGCTCTGCCATATCCAGCTCCCGTGGTCTACCGTGAAGAATCTGATGGTTGCAGAATCATGTGA
- the LOC103868384 gene encoding pectinesterase inhibitor: MMKQFTGLIFLCIISFFSIGGNADSSLISDLCKHCDDPKLCLSTIKSRPESGEFAATSNQIEIIAISVASSDASATSAYIKENLSHEDLEPATEATFEDCQKNYQDAVEQLDDSISAMLADAHADVDVWLHAAISAIESCATELESRGGNDAELSKRNEVFLKLCKNALVINKMLS; encoded by the coding sequence ATGATGAAGCAATTCACCGGACTTATCTTTCTCTGCATCATTTCTTTCTTCTCCATCGGTGGAAATGCTGATTCCAGTTTAATTTCCGATCTGTGCAAACATTGTGACGACCCAAAACTCTGCCTCTCTACCATAAAGTCGCGCCCTGAGTCCGGTGAATTTGCAGCCACCAGCAACCAAATTGAGATTATAGCTATCTCCGTTGCATCGTCAGACGCATCTGCTACTTCTGCTTACATCAAGGAAAATCTGAGCCACGAGGATTTGGAGCCAGCAACGGAGGCCACATTTGAAGACTGCCAGAAAAACTACCAAGATGCTGTGGAGCAGCTCGACGACTCAATATCCGCCATGCTCGCTGACGCACATGCTGACGTTGATGTCTGGCTGCATGCGGCGATAAGCGCCATAGAGTCATGTGCTACCGAGTTAGAGTCACGCGGAGGAAATGATGCAGAGCTTTCAAAGAGAAACGAGGTGTTTCTAAAGTTGTGCAAAAACGCTTTGGTGATAAACAAGATGTTATCCTGA